In Macaca fascicularis isolate 582-1 chromosome 15, T2T-MFA8v1.1, one genomic interval encodes:
- the ZNF658 gene encoding zinc finger protein 658 isoform X1, with protein sequence MNISQASVSFQDVTVEFTQEEWQHLGPVERTLYRDVMLENYSHLISVGYCITKPKVISRLEQGEEPWSLEDEFLNQKHQGYFKVDHIKGIWEKQEKPLWQEIFISDADKTLSKEREKVLEKPSNLEIAPEFSEKLPCKCDSHRINLPIASELIISERKYSRKKAEYMNVCEKLQLDINHEKAHPGQKSYEHGKNAKAYKKDQHWKFQTLEESFECDGSGQGLHDKTICITPESFPTVEKSCKDDEFRKNFDKTTLFNDMRTDTRGKCCDLNEYGTSCDKTTTVEYNKVHMAMTHYECNERGINFSRKSPLTQSQRTITGRSAFESNKCEENFRQSSAHIVHQKTQTGDKFGDYNECTNALYQKLDFTAHQRIHTEDKFYLSDEHGKCRKSFYQKGHLIQHQRPHSGEKPYQYEECAKSFCSSSHPIQHPGTYVGFKLYECNECGKAFCQNSNLSKHLRIHTKEKPCDNNGCGRSYKLPLTGHQKTDAEMKLCDGSENGKTSHLKGHQRILMGEKPYECIECGKTFSKTSHLRAHQRIHTGEKPYECVECEKTFSHKTHLSVHQRVHTGEKPYECNDCGKSFTYNSALRAHQRIHTGEKPYECSDCEKTFAHNSALRAHHRIHTGEKPYECNECGRSFAHISVLKAHQRIHTGEKPYECNECGRSFTYNSALRAHQRIHTGRKPYECSDCEKTFAHNSALKIHQRIHTGEKPYECNECEKTFAHNSALRAHQNIHTGEKLYECNECGKTFFQKTRLSTHRRIHTGEKPYECSKCGKTFSQKSYLSGHERIHTGEKPYECNICGKTFVYKAALIVHQRIHTGEKPYECNECGKTFSQRTHLCAHQRIHTGEKPYECNECGKTFADNSALRAHHRIHTGEKPYECNECGKTFSKTSHLRAHLRTRSGEKPYECNECGKTFSEKSYVSAHQRVHTGEKPYECNVCGKPFAHNSTLRVHQRIHTGEKSYECNDCGKTFSQKSHLSAHQRIHTGEKPYECNECGKAFAQNSTLRVHQRIHTGEKPYECDECGKTFVRKAALRVHHTRMHTREKTLACNGFGKS encoded by the exons ATGAACATCTCTCAG GCATCAGTGTCATTCCAGGACGTGACTGTGGAATTCACCCAGGAGGAGTGGCAGCACCTGGGCCCTGTTGAGAGGACCCTGTACAGAGACGTGATGCTGGAGAACTACAGCCACCTCATCTCAGTGG gaTATTGCATTACTAAACCCAAGGTGATCTCCAGGTTGGAGCAAGGAGAAGAGCCATGGTCCTTAGAAGATGAATTCCTGAACCAGAAGCACCAAG gatattttaaaGTTGATCACATCAAAGGGATctgggaaaaacaagaaaaacctctGTGGCAAGAAATATTCATCAGTGATGCTGACAAAACATTAAGTAAAGAACGAGAGAAAGTTTTAGAAAAACCATCTAATCTGGAAATAGCTCCAGAGTTTTCAGAAAAACTACCCTGTAAATGTGACTCACATAGAATTAATTTGCCAATTGCTTCTGAATTAAttataagtgaaagaaaatattcaagaaagaAGGCTGAATACATGAATGTGTGTGAGAAATTGCAGCTTGATATTAATCATGAGAAAGCTCATCCTGGACAGAAATCTTATGAACATGGTAAAAATGCGAAAGCTTATAAGAAAGATCAGCATTGGAAATTTCAAACTTTGGAGGAATCTTTTGAATGTGATGGATCTGGACAAGGTTTACATGATAAGACAATTTGTATTACACCTGAGAGTTTTCCAACAGTAGAAAAGTCCTGTAAGGATGATGAATTTAGAAAAAACTTTGATAAAACCACTTTATTTAATGACATGAGAACTGACACAAGGGGGAAATGCTGTGATCTTAATGAATATGGGACATCCTGTGACAAAACCACCACTGTTGAATACAATAAAGTTCACATGGCTATGACACATTATGAGTGTAATGAAAGGGGGATTAATTTCAGTAGGAAGTCACCCCTCACTCAGTCTCAGAGAACTATTACAGGACGGAGTGCTTTTGAAAGCaataaatgtgaagaaaattTTAGGCAGAGCTCAGCCCATATAGTACATCAGAAAACACAAACTGGAGATAAATTTGGTGACTATAATGAATGTACAAATGCCCTCTACCAGAAATTAGACTTTACAgcacatcagagaattcacacagAAGATAAATTCTACCTTTCTGATGAACATGGGAAATGCAGAAAATCCTTTTACCAGAAGGGACACCTCATTCAGCATCAGAGGCCCCACTCAGGAGAGAAACCTTACCAATATGAAGAATGTGCGAAATCCTTTTGTTCAAGTTCACATCCTATTCAGCATCCTGGAACTTACGTGGGATTCAAACTttatgaatgtaatgaatgtgggaaagctttctGTCAGAATTCAAACCTCAGTAAACATCTGAGAATTCACACAAAAGAGAAACCTTGTGATAACAATGGCTGTGGGAGATCTTACAAGTTACCCCTCACAGGACACCAGAAAACAGATGcagagatgaaactctgtgatgGCAGTGAAAATGGGAAGACATCACATCTCAAAGGACATCAGAGAATTCTCATGggggagaaaccctatgaatgtattGAATGTGGGAAAACTTTCTCCAAGACATCACATCTCAGAgcacatcagagaattcacacaggtgaaaaaccctatgaatgtgtTGAATGTGAGAAAACTTTCTCTCACAAGACACACCTGAGTGTACATCAGAGAGTTCATACGggggagaaaccctatgaatgtaatgaCTGTGGGAAATCTTTTACCTATAACTCAGCCCTGAGAGCACATCAAAGAATTCACACTGGCGAGAAGCCCTACGAATGCAGTGACTGTGAGAAAACTTTTGCCCATAATTCAGCCCTCAGAGCACATCATAGAATTCACACGGGggagaaaccttatgaatgtaatgaatgtggaagGTCTTTTGCCCATATTTCTGTTCTCAAGGCACATCAAAGAATTCACACAggggagaaaccctatgaatgtaatgaatgtgggagaTCTTTCACCTACAATTCAGCCCTGAGAgcacatcagagaattcacacaggtagaaaaccctatgaatgtagtGACTGTGAGAAAACTTTTGCCCATAATTCAGCCCTCAAAatacatcagagaattcacacaggggagaaaccctatgaatgtaatgaatgtgaGAAAACGTTTGCCCATAATTCAGCCCTTAGAGCGCATCAGAACATCCATACAGGGGAGAAACTCTATGagtgtaatgaatgtggaaaaacttttttccagaagACACGCCTCAGTACACATCGGAGGATTCACACAggggagaaaccctatgaatgtagcAAGTGTGGAAAAACTTTCTCCCAGAAATCATACCTCAGTGGACATGAGAGAATTCACACAGgggaaaaaccctatgaatgtaacaTATGTGGGAAAACTTTTGTCTATAAGGCAGCCCTCATAGTGCATCAAAGAATTCACACAggggagaaaccctatgaatgtaacgAATGTGGGAAAACTTTCTCCCAAAGAACACACCTCTGTgcacatcagagaattcatactggcgAAAAGCCCTATgagtgtaatgaatgtgggaaaacGTTTGCTGATAATTCAGCCCTCAGGGCACATCACAGAATTCACACAggggagaaaccctatgaatgtaatgaatgtgggaagaCTTTCTCCAAGACATCACATCTCAGAGCACATCTTAGAACTCGCTCAggggagaaaccctatgaatgtaatgaatgtgggaaaaccTTCTCTGAGAAGTCATATGTTAGTGCCCATCAGAGAGTTCATACAggggagaaaccctatgaatgtaatgtATGTGGGAAGCCATTTGCCCATAATTCAACCCTCAGAGTACATCAAAGAATTCACACAGGGGAGAAATCCTATGAATGTAATGATTGTGGGAAAACGTTCTCTCAGAAATCACACCTTAGTGCACACCAGAGAATTCACACAGGggagaaaccttatgaatgtaatGAATGCGGGAAAGCTTTTGCCCAAAATTCAACTCTGAGAGTACACCAGAGAATTCACACAggggagaaaccctatgaatgtgaTGAATGTGGGAAAACTTTTGTCCGTAAGGCAGCTCTCAGAGTACATCACACCAGAATGCATACCAGAGAGAAAACCCTAGCATGTAATGGATTTGGGAAGTCCTGA
- the ZNF658 gene encoding zinc finger protein 658 isoform X2, with product MNVCEKLQLDINHEKAHPGQKSYEHGKNAKAYKKDQHWKFQTLEESFECDGSGQGLHDKTICITPESFPTVEKSCKDDEFRKNFDKTTLFNDMRTDTRGKCCDLNEYGTSCDKTTTVEYNKVHMAMTHYECNERGINFSRKSPLTQSQRTITGRSAFESNKCEENFRQSSAHIVHQKTQTGDKFGDYNECTNALYQKLDFTAHQRIHTEDKFYLSDEHGKCRKSFYQKGHLIQHQRPHSGEKPYQYEECAKSFCSSSHPIQHPGTYVGFKLYECNECGKAFCQNSNLSKHLRIHTKEKPCDNNGCGRSYKLPLTGHQKTDAEMKLCDGSENGKTSHLKGHQRILMGEKPYECIECGKTFSKTSHLRAHQRIHTGEKPYECVECEKTFSHKTHLSVHQRVHTGEKPYECNDCGKSFTYNSALRAHQRIHTGEKPYECSDCEKTFAHNSALRAHHRIHTGEKPYECNECGRSFAHISVLKAHQRIHTGEKPYECNECGRSFTYNSALRAHQRIHTGRKPYECSDCEKTFAHNSALKIHQRIHTGEKPYECNECEKTFAHNSALRAHQNIHTGEKLYECNECGKTFFQKTRLSTHRRIHTGEKPYECSKCGKTFSQKSYLSGHERIHTGEKPYECNICGKTFVYKAALIVHQRIHTGEKPYECNECGKTFSQRTHLCAHQRIHTGEKPYECNECGKTFADNSALRAHHRIHTGEKPYECNECGKTFSKTSHLRAHLRTRSGEKPYECNECGKTFSEKSYVSAHQRVHTGEKPYECNVCGKPFAHNSTLRVHQRIHTGEKSYECNDCGKTFSQKSHLSAHQRIHTGEKPYECNECGKAFAQNSTLRVHQRIHTGEKPYECDECGKTFVRKAALRVHHTRMHTREKTLACNGFGKS from the coding sequence ATGAATGTGTGTGAGAAATTGCAGCTTGATATTAATCATGAGAAAGCTCATCCTGGACAGAAATCTTATGAACATGGTAAAAATGCGAAAGCTTATAAGAAAGATCAGCATTGGAAATTTCAAACTTTGGAGGAATCTTTTGAATGTGATGGATCTGGACAAGGTTTACATGATAAGACAATTTGTATTACACCTGAGAGTTTTCCAACAGTAGAAAAGTCCTGTAAGGATGATGAATTTAGAAAAAACTTTGATAAAACCACTTTATTTAATGACATGAGAACTGACACAAGGGGGAAATGCTGTGATCTTAATGAATATGGGACATCCTGTGACAAAACCACCACTGTTGAATACAATAAAGTTCACATGGCTATGACACATTATGAGTGTAATGAAAGGGGGATTAATTTCAGTAGGAAGTCACCCCTCACTCAGTCTCAGAGAACTATTACAGGACGGAGTGCTTTTGAAAGCaataaatgtgaagaaaattTTAGGCAGAGCTCAGCCCATATAGTACATCAGAAAACACAAACTGGAGATAAATTTGGTGACTATAATGAATGTACAAATGCCCTCTACCAGAAATTAGACTTTACAgcacatcagagaattcacacagAAGATAAATTCTACCTTTCTGATGAACATGGGAAATGCAGAAAATCCTTTTACCAGAAGGGACACCTCATTCAGCATCAGAGGCCCCACTCAGGAGAGAAACCTTACCAATATGAAGAATGTGCGAAATCCTTTTGTTCAAGTTCACATCCTATTCAGCATCCTGGAACTTACGTGGGATTCAAACTttatgaatgtaatgaatgtgggaaagctttctGTCAGAATTCAAACCTCAGTAAACATCTGAGAATTCACACAAAAGAGAAACCTTGTGATAACAATGGCTGTGGGAGATCTTACAAGTTACCCCTCACAGGACACCAGAAAACAGATGcagagatgaaactctgtgatgGCAGTGAAAATGGGAAGACATCACATCTCAAAGGACATCAGAGAATTCTCATGggggagaaaccctatgaatgtattGAATGTGGGAAAACTTTCTCCAAGACATCACATCTCAGAgcacatcagagaattcacacaggtgaaaaaccctatgaatgtgtTGAATGTGAGAAAACTTTCTCTCACAAGACACACCTGAGTGTACATCAGAGAGTTCATACGggggagaaaccctatgaatgtaatgaCTGTGGGAAATCTTTTACCTATAACTCAGCCCTGAGAGCACATCAAAGAATTCACACTGGCGAGAAGCCCTACGAATGCAGTGACTGTGAGAAAACTTTTGCCCATAATTCAGCCCTCAGAGCACATCATAGAATTCACACGGGggagaaaccttatgaatgtaatgaatgtggaagGTCTTTTGCCCATATTTCTGTTCTCAAGGCACATCAAAGAATTCACACAggggagaaaccctatgaatgtaatgaatgtgggagaTCTTTCACCTACAATTCAGCCCTGAGAgcacatcagagaattcacacaggtagaaaaccctatgaatgtagtGACTGTGAGAAAACTTTTGCCCATAATTCAGCCCTCAAAatacatcagagaattcacacaggggagaaaccctatgaatgtaatgaatgtgaGAAAACGTTTGCCCATAATTCAGCCCTTAGAGCGCATCAGAACATCCATACAGGGGAGAAACTCTATGagtgtaatgaatgtggaaaaacttttttccagaagACACGCCTCAGTACACATCGGAGGATTCACACAggggagaaaccctatgaatgtagcAAGTGTGGAAAAACTTTCTCCCAGAAATCATACCTCAGTGGACATGAGAGAATTCACACAGgggaaaaaccctatgaatgtaacaTATGTGGGAAAACTTTTGTCTATAAGGCAGCCCTCATAGTGCATCAAAGAATTCACACAggggagaaaccctatgaatgtaacgAATGTGGGAAAACTTTCTCCCAAAGAACACACCTCTGTgcacatcagagaattcatactggcgAAAAGCCCTATgagtgtaatgaatgtgggaaaacGTTTGCTGATAATTCAGCCCTCAGGGCACATCACAGAATTCACACAggggagaaaccctatgaatgtaatgaatgtgggaagaCTTTCTCCAAGACATCACATCTCAGAGCACATCTTAGAACTCGCTCAggggagaaaccctatgaatgtaatgaatgtgggaaaaccTTCTCTGAGAAGTCATATGTTAGTGCCCATCAGAGAGTTCATACAggggagaaaccctatgaatgtaatgtATGTGGGAAGCCATTTGCCCATAATTCAACCCTCAGAGTACATCAAAGAATTCACACAGGGGAGAAATCCTATGAATGTAATGATTGTGGGAAAACGTTCTCTCAGAAATCACACCTTAGTGCACACCAGAGAATTCACACAGGggagaaaccttatgaatgtaatGAATGCGGGAAAGCTTTTGCCCAAAATTCAACTCTGAGAGTACACCAGAGAATTCACACAggggagaaaccctatgaatgtgaTGAATGTGGGAAAACTTTTGTCCGTAAGGCAGCTCTCAGAGTACATCACACCAGAATGCATACCAGAGAGAAAACCCTAGCATGTAATGGATTTGGGAAGTCCTGA